The following is a genomic window from Pseudomonas promysalinigenes.
AGGCCGACCTGTGCGGCAATCCACTCCATCACCTGCGGCCCGAGCACCATCAGCGCGGCGGCTACCAACAGCATCCCAGCGATGCCGATGGTGTAGATGATCGACAGTGGAATACGCTTCCACACCGGGCGCCCCTCAGGCACATCATAAGCGGCATTCATGGCGCTCATCATCAGCCGCACGCCTGCCGAGGCGGTCCAGAGCGCAATGACGATACCCACCGAAAGCAGCCCGCCCTTGGACTGCTGCAACTGGTCGATCACAGGGTTGACCTGCTCCAGTGCCTGGGGCGGCAGCACCAGTTCTGTTTGCAAGCGCAGCCAGGAAAAGAAATCAGGCAGATGTAAAAAACCGATCAGTGCGATCAGAAACAGCAAGAATGGGAATAAAGAAAACAGCATCTGGTAGGCCAACGCAGACGCATAGGTCGACATTTCGTCGTCGAGGAATTCCTTGACGGTACGTACCAGCACTCGGTGCATGGGTAGCCCGCGCAGGTCGGGGAAAATCATAGCGTCTCCTTTCGCCGCTCGATTCTTGAGTACAGCAGGTAAGTCTAATAGACCACGCGCAGGATGTACTGCTCCCGGCCATGCAAGAAATAACGCCCTCACCCGTTTTCGCCTCCCAAGGAGGCAAAAACGGGCGGGCTCAGATCAAGGCTTCTTCACTGCGTCTTTCACGTCGCCCTTGACCTGCTGCGCTTCGCCTTTGAGCTCCTGAGCTTTGCCCTCGGCGCGCATCTTGTCGTTGCCCGTCACCTTGCCAACGCCCTGCTTGATGTTACCAACCGCTTCGTTGGCCAGGCCTTTTGCTTTGTCTTTAGTGCCGCTCATGGCAAATCTCCTGCAGATGGAGACACGAAAAACCGTGTCGACATTTGATGGACCTGGCGGGGTTGTCAGGAGTTTCAAAGAATTTTCCCCGAACGAGCCAAACGGTAAACAGTGCGGGCGAATACCGCACCGAATCAGCCTCTGCGCACTGCGCTAGAGCTGGGCAGTGCCCTAGAATCACAGGTCAGGGCAACCCACGCCGGCTGCCTGCGCACAAGAACAACAGTTTTCGGACCCTCGCCCTATGCGTTTGCTACCCCTGTTCGCGGCCATGTTGCCGTTGCTACCCATACCTGCCTTGGCCGACGCACCGGCCCGCGAAACCCTCGAAGTCACCCGCTATGCCGACGATGGTCAACCCGGCACTCTGCGCTGGGCCATCGAAACCAGCAACCAGAGCCCCGGCCAGTACCGTATCGCCATTGCCGCCGTGGGCAAGCCGCCGTATGTGATACGTCCCAGCCGAGCCTTGCCGGACATCAAAGGTCCGGTGCAGATCACCGGGTTGCCTTGGGCCCGAAACGGCCAGTTCATCGCTATCGACGGTTCGGGTTACATCAAGGACCAGGGCGTGCGTAGCTGCCCCGGCGCCCTGCCCGGCCAATTCGGCACGAACGTGCGCACCACTACCAACCCTGGCCTGGTGCTGCGCGATACGCAGGGGGTGCATATCAGTGGGCTGGAGGTGCGCAATTTCTGTATTGGCATTCTGGTCAATCGCGCCAGCGGCAATGTCATCGAAGACAACCGCATCGTCGCCAACAAAGGTGGCGCCGGCATCATGCTGACCGGCGACGATGGCGCCGGTAACCCGACCGCCACCACCACAGTCAACAACAAAGTGCTACGCAACCAGTTGATAGACAATGGCGATGGCCTGGAGCTGACCCGCGGCGCGGCGTTCAACCTGGTGGCCGATAACCTGTTCCGCTCTACACCGGCCAACCCCGAACCTTCCCAAGGCATCGAAATCCTGTTGGGCAACGACAACAGTGTGGTGCGTAACCGCTTCGAGAACTACTCAGACGGTTTGCAGATCAACTGGGGCAATCGCAACTACCTGGGCGCCAACACCTTCAGCGGCAACTCGATCGGCGTCAGCGTAACCGGCCAGGGCAACATCCTCGACGGCAACCTGATTTACGGCAACCGCATAGGTGTGGCGCTGCGCCCGGAGCCGCAAACCACTGCCAACCGCCTTACCGGCAACCGTATCTGGGGCAACAGCCAGGACATTCGCCGCTGCGAGGCCGGAGGCTCCTGCGTGCCGAACCAACGAACCGGCGCCATCGTCTTCGGTGTACCGGCCCAGGCCCATGCGCTGTATGTGGGTTCACGCGGGGTGGGTGCCGACCTGCCCAAGCAGGAACAGGCGGTCATCTGCGACGCCAAGGGCGCGCCTGAGCCTTGCCAACCGTTGCCCAACCACAATCAGCAGGCGCCTCGGTTGCTCGCGCTCAACGGCAACGCGCTGCAGGGTGAGGTGCAAGGGCCCGCATCGAGCCTGCTGCGCATCGAGCTGTTCGGCAACGCTGATGCGGCTGCGACGGAAGCAGAGCAGTACCTGGGCGAGGTGCTGGTCAATAGCGATGCCAACGGCCAGGCGCAATTCACCCAGGTGCTGGAGAATGCCGCCGGTTTGAAGAGTTTCACCGCGACCGTGACGACGGCCGAGGGCGCCACTTCCGAGTTGAGCAGGCCTATCAGTCGATGACCTTGGCGGCCGCTGCCCGGCCGACTTGGCTCGTGACCCTGGGGTGATGACTGTGGCAGCGGCTTTGAGGTGTCAAACCTTGCCGCGCCCGGTGCCACCCCTCACAATGCAGCCCTAATCAAGCGTCACACCGCAGGAACCTGCATGAAACTCGACAAACCCGCCGCCATCGCCCGCCGCAATCAGGCTTTGGCCAACCCGGTGCTGACCAGCGCCAACACCCTGTTCGCCATACTCGACCGCAAGCGCAACCTGTGGTGGTTCGAAGTGCCGGTGGCCCTACTGCGCAAAGGCCAACCCGACTGGGTGAACCTGTTGCTGCACACCCCGGAAAGCGACGAGCTGCAACACCTCAAGGTGCCGACCAACTTCCTGCGTGCTCACCAAGAGCAAATGGAGGTGCGCAACCCCGGCAAGCGCCGTTCGACCATTAGCCTGGCCTTGAGCGCCGACCGCGACTCGCTGCTGCGCGACACCCGCCCCGGTGGTGAGCAGCTGGACTTCCGTACCTTCGTGCAGGGCTGATCAGGCCTTTTCGATGCGATCGTCATGGATGACGATACGGCCTTGCTTGAACAAGCCACCAATGGCCTTCTTGAAGTTGCCTTTGCTGACGTTGAACATCTGACTGATCACCTCAGGGGCGCTTTTGTCGCTCACTGCCAGCACACCGCCCTGTGCCTCGACTTGCGCCATGATGCGTTCCTGCAGGTCGTCAGCCAGCGCCTTGCCGACCGGCTGCAGGCTCAGTGCAATCTTGCCGTCGTGGCGCACTTCTTTGATGTAACCGTCCACGTGCATGCCTGAGCGCAAGAACTTGAAGACCTCGTTCTTGTGAATCAGGCCCCAATGACGGTTGTTGATGATGGCCTTGAAGCCCATCGGCGTCTCGCCAGCTACCAGCAACTGCACGGGCTGGCCGACCTGGTAATCAGCGGGGCTAAGGTCCAGGTAGCGATCGAGCCGCGAGGTGGCGGTGATGCGCCGGGTCCGTTTGTCGAGGTAGGCATGCACCACGCAGTAGTCGCCGATCTTCAACTGACGGGATTCTTCCGAATACGGCATCAGTAGGTCCTTGGACAGGCCCCAATCGAGGAAGATACCGGCCCCATTGATGTCCTTGACCTTGAGGCTGGCGAACTCCCCCACCTGCACCTTGGGCTTTTCGGTGGTGGCGATCAGCTGGTCTTCGCTGTCCAGGTAGATGAACACGTTCAACCAGTCATCGACCTCGGTTTCGGCGTCCTTCGGGATGTACCGCCCAGGCAGAAGGATCTCGCCATCGGCGCCGCCGTCCAGGTACAGGCCGAATTCCACGTGCTTCACGATTTGCAAACTGTTGTAACGCCCAAGCAGAGCCATTTCCGATGTTCCTCAAGACTAGGCGGCTATTCTACACCGCAAGCCAGCGCACTGCCCGACCACTGATTGAGCGGAACCGCACGCTGGCACCCTGCGTCTACCCATAGCTCAGCCACTGCAAGGACCTGCACATGCCTGTACGCCTACCCATAGCCCTGCTCGTCGCCGCGGCCTGTGCATTGGCCCTGGCCGCCTGCAGCCGCATGGACCTCGCCTACCGCAACCTTGATCGTCTGGTACCTTGGTCACTCAACGACTACCTGGACATGAACCGCGAGCAGAAGACGCTGCTCGACGAACGGTTACAAACGCACCTGGCCTGGCACTGCCAGACCCAGTTGCCTGGCTACCTCGACTGGCTTGATCGGGTGCGCGACATGGTCGCTAAAAACCAGGTGACAGACCTGGCCTTGCAGCAACGCACCGCTGAAGCGCGCCAGGCCATTGGCCGGGTCGCAGAAGAGATCACGCCATCGGCCACCGAACTGCTACGTGGAATGACCAATGCGCAAGTGGCCGAGATGCGTAGCGCCTTTGCCGATGACATCCGCGAGCGGCAAAAAGAATATGTAGACACGCCCTTGACCGAGCAGATCGCCAGCCGCAGCGAGCGCATGGAAAAACGCCTGAGCGGCTGGTTCGGCAAACTCAACGATGCCCAGCGCCAGCGGGTGTATGCATGGTCACAAGCGTTGGGTGACCAGAACCGCCAGTGGATCGCCAACCGCCAGCACTGGCAGCAGCAACTGTTGCTGGCGATGAATCAGCGCAATGACGAAAGCTTCGAGCCCCGTCTTGCCACATTGCTACAACACAAAGAGAGCCTGTGGACGCCAGAGTACCGCGCGGCCTTCCACAATACCGAGCATCAGGCCCGCAGCCTGCTAGTCGACTTGCTGCAACTGAGCACGCCAACACAGCGCCAGTACCTGCAAGAGCGGCTGGCCAAAGTACGCACCAACTTCAGCGAACTGAAGTGCCTCAAAGGCTGAACCCATCAACAAGCCCTGGCCCCTGGCCCCTGGCGGGTTGTCAGCGCCCCTTGCGCCGATACGGGAACACGTCGATCACCTTGCCTTCACGAATCGCCGCCTGCAGGCTCTTCCAGTAATCGGCGTCATACAATTCCCCATGCAGGCGGCTGAACAGTCGGCGCTGGCCCATATCGGCAAACAGGAACGGCGGAAATTCCTCGGGGAATACATCGTGGGGTCCAATCGAATACCACGGCTCGCCCGACATCTCATCTTCGGGGTAGCGCGGCGGCGGAATATGCCTGAAGTTCACCTCGGTTAGAAAACTGATCTCGTCATAGTCGTAGAACACGACCCGCCCGTGGCGGGTCACGCCGAAGTTCTTCAGCAACATGTCCCCAGGGAATATATTCGCCGCCGCCAGTTGCTTGATAGCCAGCCCATAGTCCTCCAAAGCCTCGAGCACCTGGGCTTCGCTGGCCTGTTCCAGATACAGGTTGAGCGGGGTCATCCGCCGCTCGGTCCAACAATGGCGGACCAGTACCGTATCGCCCTCGATGGCTACGGTCGATGGCGCCACTTCCAACAGCTCGGCCAGGCACTCGGGTTCAAACTTGCTGCGGGGGAATCGGAAATCGGCAAACTCCTGGGTATCGGCCATACGCCCCACCCGGTCCACTTGTTTGACCAGGCGGTATTTGTCGATGACCGTGGCGCGGTCGACGGTCTTGGAGGGCGAAAAGCGGTCTTTGATGATCTTGAACACCGTATTGAAGCCCGGGAGGGTGAACACGCTCATGACCATACCGCGTACGCCCGGTGCCATGGTGAAACGGTCGTCACTGCTTGCCAGGTGGTTGATCAAGGCCCGGTAGAACTCTGACTTGCCCTGCTTGTAAAAACCAATTGAGGTGTAAAGCTCGGCAATATGCTTACCCGGCAGAATGCGCTTGAGAAAGTTGACGAACTCCGCTGGCACCGGCACGTCGGCCATGAAATATGAACGGGTGAACGAAAAGATGATCGACACCTGCGCCTCGTCGGTAATCAAGCTATCGGCCTCTATACCATGGCCCTCTCGGTGTAGCAGCGCGATGACCAGCGGCCATTGCTCGTCAGCGTTGTACAGGCGCCCGACCAGGTAGGCACCCTTGTTGCGGTAAAGCACCGGCACGAAAAGCTCAAGGCTCAGCGTTGGGTCCTTGCACACCCAGTCCGGAAGGGTTTCGCGCAATTGCCCTTCCAGACGCGCGATGTCGCTTTCCAAGTCGCCGTAGGGCGTGTCGAACGGATAGTCGGCGAAAATCCGGCGCAGCAGGTTTTTGAGGCCCGCCCCGAGCGTGTAGGTACGGGTCTGGGCAGCCCGCTGGTGAGCGCGTAGCGATGGCCGAGTGGTGTGGATGAACATGCAGCCGTCACTGATCTGGTCATGGCTGAACAGGCTGCAGAACAGCGAGTTGTACCAGGTTTCCGCCAGCTCATCGTCCAGACGCGGGTCGATCAGGCGGATATAGGCGCTTTTGACCAGTGGCCACTGCTCTACATCCAACAGCGCCTGTTCGTCGAAGCCGTCACGCAGCCAGGCGTTGACCTCGCCGACTTTTTGTTCATAAAGGTTGATGCGCAGCGCCGCTGCACGCTGAATGTCCTGCCAGCGTGCCTGCTCGAAGCGCTCCCGAGCACCCAGGGTGATACGGCGAAAATGCTCGCGATAGTCGTCAAAACCGTCAAGGATCATCCGCGCGATCTCGCCGGCCGGCCAATGCTGGGTCATGGAATCAACCTCGGGGCTTGATGAGATAAAGAGCTTAGCCTGAACTGGCCGCCTGGCGGGCCAGCCTGCGTGCACGATGCCCACCGCAAAAAGCTCGTCGTGGGAGCGAGCTGGCCCGCGAACCTGCACCAGAGATTCATAACGCAAGAAAGCACAAGATCACATGCGACGCCTGGCGTACACTCGCGCCCTGCCCTGTCCCCGGAGACCGTTGTGAGCCCCATCGCCCTAGCCCGCCTATTGACCCTTGCCGCTGTATGGGGGGCGAGCTTTCTGTTCATGCGTATCATCGCCCCGGAGTTGGGCACCATCCCTACCGCATTCTTTCGGGTTTCCATCGCCTGCCTAGGTCTGATCGGTATTCTCAGCGTGGGCCGCATACCCTGGCATTTCAACGGTAAACTTGGCGCTTGCCTGGTGCTGGGCATGATCAACTCGGGCATCCCGGCCACCTTCTATTCAGTGGCCGCGCAGGTGCTACCGGCCGGTTATTCGGCGATTTTCAATGCCACCACCCCGCTGATGGGGGTACTGATAGGCGCGCTGTTCTTCCACGAGGCCATGACTTTGCCCAAGCTGGCAGGCATTTTCCTCGGCCTGTTCGGTGTCGGCATCCTCAGCGGTGCCGGCCCGGTGGCACTGGACATGGCGCTCTTGCAAGGTGCATTGGCGTGCCTGGCGGCCACTACCTGCTACGGCTTTGCCGGCTTTCTTGCACGGCGCTGGATCAGCGGCCTGGACAGCCGTCTGTCAGCCTTGGGCAGCATGCTAGGGGCCACCTTGCTGATGAGCCCGCTGTTCGCGTGGAGTGCCCTAACCCAACCACCTGCCAGCTGGGGCGGCTGGCAGGTATGGCTTTCCCTGCTGGGCTTGGGCCTGGTATGTACCGCCTTCGCCTACATCCTGTACTTCCGCCTGCTGGCTGAAATCGGCCCGGTCAAGGCCAGCACCGTGACCTTTTTGATCCCGGTGTTCGGCGTGGTGTGGGGGGCATGGCTGCTGGATGAGCCCGTCTCGATGGCGCATGCTTATGGCGGCGTGCTGATCGCCTTGGCGCTGTGGCTGGTGCTGCGCCCAGCGCGGTCCTGAGACGATGCAGAGCATGAGCGATATTTACAGGAAGGTGCTGTTCCGCCTGGAGCAGGACGCCAATGGCTACCCACCCGCTTCGGTGGAGGGCTTGTGGACGCAGGCGACCCCTGACGGCTACCGGGTCGACAGCATCCCCTTTCATGTCTACGGCATCGCACCCGGCGACATCATTCGCATCCGCTCGGAGGACGAACAGGCCTGGTTCGACGCCTTGCAACACAGTGCCGGGGCGTCGGTATTTCGTGTGGTGGTCAAGCCACCAGAACCGCTGGAACAGGTGGTTGCGGCCATGCGCGAGTTCGGCTGCAACTGCGAGATGGAGAAGGCGGTCAGAATGCTGGCGGTGGAGCTGCCAGCAAGCCATTCGGCCGACACCCTGCTTTACTACCTGCTGACCCAGCGCGAGGCCGGGGTACTGGACTTCGAAGAAGGCGTATTGCGCCACGCCATCCCCGAAGACCTGCGCTAGCCATTACGCTTGTCCAAGCTGTAACGGTCGGGTCTTCAGTGATGAGTGAGTTTTGCGATGGGGTGATGGTTCGAGAGGCCGGCACTGGCTCTTTAAGGCTAAAGCCAGTCCAACCCTGTGCTTACACTGTCTTGTTGACCTGTGCAGCTCCCTTCACGCCTGAAGCACCTCCCACAGGTTAAAGCTTTCTCGAAGCTTGCCCAGGCGCGGTGAGAGCGGGTCTACCCAAGAACAGGTCGGCCCTGCAATCAGAACAACCAGCGGTACAGCAAGTAAGCCACCACCACCGCCAGCACCGGGCGCAGAATGCGATAGGCCTTGGGGTTGGCGCGCTTGAACTGCTTCATGCGGGTGCTGATCTTGTTGCTGAAGCGCTTGCTCCAGGCATAGGCCTGGTTGATTCCGCCAACTCGCTCGTCATCGGTGTTCTGCGGCGCGGTAGCACGGCCGAGGAAAGCGCTGACCTTGCGGTTGATGCGGGTCATCAATGGGCTGCTCAGCGGGCGCTCGATGTCGCAGAACAGAATCACCCGGGTTACGTCGGTTTCGTTCTTGACCCAGTGCACGTAGGTTTCGTCGAACATCACGTCTTCACCGTCACGCCAGGCGTATTCCTGGCCATCGACGTAGATGCGGCAGGCATCGGAGTTAGGTGTCGAAAGCCCCAGGTGGTAACGCAACGAGCCAGCAAACGGGTCGCGGTGCGGGTTCAAGTGGCTGCCACCGGGCAGCAGGGCGAACATCGCCCCTTTCACATTGGGAATGCTGCTGACCAGTTCTACGGTTTTCGGGCACAAGGCTTCAGCCGACGGCAGCGGTTTGTCGTACCACTTCAGGTAAAAGCGCTTCCAGCCCTTTTTAAAGAACGAGCCAAAGCCTGCGTCATTGTCCTTCTCCGCTGCGCGGATATAGCCTTCGTCGAACAAACGCATGGCCTCTTCACGGATCACCTGCCAGTTATCTTTGAGCACATCCAGCTCAGGGAAACGTTGGCGGTCCAGATAGGGCTTGGACGGCACACCGGAGAACAGATACATCAGGCTGTTGTAAGGTGCGAACAACGCCGAATGGTTGACGAACTGGCGCAACACCGGCAGGCGCGCCTTACCGCGCAGGTGCACATACAGCACACTGCCGACGAACACCAGCAGAACACCCGCCTTGGCGAGGAAGGAAAAGGTCATGCAACACTCCTTGGACGGGACGCAGGCCAGCGCTGCCTGCCCCTGAAAATCATCCGGCCATCATAAACCCATCCCGCCCTGGTAAAAACCACCAAGGCAGGATCTCACTCATGAAGATTGTGCAATGAACCCAGCCGCCAATAATTGCGCCGAATCAGCCTCAGCGCTGATTACTGCTGGTTTTCCTGCTCGCTGAACAGATCACTGAACAGCATGCTCGACAGGTAGCGTTCGCCCGAGTCCGGCAGGATCACGACGATGGTCTTGCCCTGCATCTCCGGCTTTTCCGCCAGGCGCACTGCAGCCGCCATGGCGGCACCGCAGGAAATGCCGCACAGAATGCCTTCTTCTTGCATCAGGCGGATGGCCATGGCCTTGGCCTCATCGTCAGTGACCGTCTCGACCTGATCGACGATCGACAGGTCGAGGTTTTTCGGTACGAAGCCTGCGCCAATGCCTTGGATCTTGTGTGGGCTGGGTTGTAACGGCTCGCCGGCCAGGGTCTGGCTGATCAGTGGCGAGGCCACCGGCTCCACCGCCACCGACAGGATCGACTTGCCCTGGGTGTGTTTGATGTAGCGCGAAACCCCAGTTATCGTGCCGCCGGTGCCGACGCCGGCAACCAGTACATCGACCGCGCCGTCGGTATCGTTCCAGATCTCAGGCCCAGTGGTCTTTTCGTGGATCGCTGGGTTGGCCGGGTTCTCGAACTGCGCAGGCATGAAGTATTGGGCCGGGTCACTGGCCACGATTTCGTTGGCCTTTTCGATGGCGCCCTTCATGCCAAGCGCAGGCTCGGTGAGCACCAGGTCTGCCCCCAGTGCCTTGAGCACCTTGCGCCGTTCCAGGCTCATGGAGGCCGGCATGGTCAGCACCAACTTGTAACCACGAGCAGCGGCGACGAATGCCAGGCCAATGCCGGTATTACCCGAGGTGGGCTCTACGATGGTCATGCCCGGCTTGAGTTTGTCGTTGCTCTCGGCGTCCCAGACCATGTTCGCGCCGATCCGGCACTTGACCGAGTAGCCTGGGTTGCGCCCTTCGATCTTGGCCAGGATCGTCACCCCACGGGGTGCGATGCGGTTGATCTGTACCAGCGGCGTGTTGCCGATGGAATGGGCGTTGTCTGCGAAGATACGGCTCATGGCAGGGTCCTTGAACATGAGAAACAACAGGAAGACCTCAAGGGTAAGCTTGCCCTGGTGGCCCGTAAAGCCTGTTCGAACTCCCTTGCAGTGCCTGAGGTCAACCAAACACCCAGCCTCGGAGAGCCTTGCGATGAAAGCTCGCTATCGCTGGCCGCTGCTTGGCCTGGCCAGCCTGATCGTGCTGCTGGTGGCCTTGCAGCTGGCCCTACCTTACCTGGTGCGCGATTACCTGAACGATAAGCTCGCCGATATGGGCGATTATCGCGGGCAGGTGACCGACGTGGACCTCGCCTGGTGGCGAGGCGCTTATCAGATCCGCGGCCTGAAAATCGTCAAGACCACTGGCAAAGTGCCCGTGCCCTTGCTGGATGCGCCGTTGATCGACCTCTCGGTGAGCTGGCACGCGCTCATTCACGACCGGGCAGTTGTGGCACAGGTGATCTTCACCCGGCCTGAGCTGAACTTCGTCGACGGTGGCAACAAGCAGGCATCTCAGACCGGTCAGGGCACCAACTGGCGTCAGCAACTGGAAAAACTGTTGCCAATCACCCTCAACGACGTGCAGATCGACGACGGTACACTGACCTTTCGCAACTTCAACTCCAAGCCCCCCGTGCAGCTCAAAGCCACGCAGTTGGCTGCCACTATCCGCAACCTGACCAACGTGCGCGATCAAAAAGGCCGGCGCGATGCCAGTTTCCAGGCCACCGCCCTGCTGCTTGGCGATGCCAAAGTGCAGAGCCGGGCCACCTTCGACCCGTTCAGTGATTTCGACGATTTCGAATTCCGCCTGCGTGCCACTGGTATCGAGTTGCGGCGGCTCAACGATTTCTCCAGCGCCTATGGCAAATTCGATTTCAATGCAGGGCACGGTGACCTGGTCATCGAAGCCCAGGCCGAGAACGGCAGGCTGCACGGCTATATCAAGCCCTTGCTGCGGGACGTCGACGTGTTCGATTGGCAGCAGGATGTGGAAAACAAGAACAAGAACATCTTTCGCTCGATCTGGGAGGCGGTGGTCGGCGCCAGCGAAACCGTGCTGAAGAACCAGCCGAAGAACCAATTCGCCACCCGCGTCGAACTCAGCGGCAGCGTGCACCAACAGAACATCAGCGGTTTCGAAGCGTTTCTGCAGATCCTACGCAACGGCTTCATTCAGGCCTTCAATGCCCGCTACGAGCGCCCGCCTCCCCAGGCTGACTGAGGCCGTGTGACGGGGCATTCAGAGACTGAATACCCGGTCTGCATTTGCACCTGCCAAGGCCCGCGTTATAGTCATTCACCCATTGTTAACCTGTGTTGTTCGTAAGGCACCCTGCAGAGGACAGATTGATGAAGTTCGAAGGCACCCGCGACTACGTCGCCACAGACGACCTGAAACTGGCGGTCAACGCGGCTATCACCCTCGAACGCCCGCTGCTGGTCAAAGGCGAACCGGGCACTGGTAAGACGATGCTCGCCGAGCAACTGGCCGCCTCGTTCGGCGCACGCCTGATCACCTGGCACATCAAATCGACGACCAAGGCTCACCAGGGTCTGTACGAGTATGACGCGGTGAGCCGCCTGCGCGACTCGCAGCTGGGCGTGGACAAGGTCCACGATGTGCGCAACTACTTGAAAAAGGGCAAGCTCTGGGAGGCCTTCGAGGCCGATGAGCGGGTGATTCTGCTGATCGATGAAATCGACAAGGCCGACATCGAGTTCCCCAACGACCTGCTGCAAGAACTCGACAAGATGGAGTTCTACGTCTACGAGATCGACGAGACCATCAAGGCCAAGCAACGCCCAATCATCATCATCACCTCCAATAACGAAAAGGAGTTGCCCGACGCATTCCTGCGCCGCTGCTTCTTCCACTACATTGCCTTCCCCGACCGTTGCACCCTGCAGCAGATCGTCGATGTGCACTACCCCAACATCAGCCAATCGCTGGTCAGCGAGGCGCTGGACGTATTCTTCGATGTGCGCAAGGTCCCGGGCCTGAAGAAAAAACCGTCCACCTCCGAATTGGTCGACTGGCTCAAGCTGCTGATGGCCGACAACATCGGTGAGGCCGTGCTGCGCGAACGCGACCCAA
Proteins encoded in this region:
- a CDS encoding YihY/virulence factor BrkB family protein, producing MIFPDLRGLPMHRVLVRTVKEFLDDEMSTYASALAYQMLFSLFPFLLFLIALIGFLHLPDFFSWLRLQTELVLPPQALEQVNPVIDQLQQSKGGLLSVGIVIALWTASAGVRLMMSAMNAAYDVPEGRPVWKRIPLSIIYTIGIAGMLLVAAALMVLGPQVMEWIAAQVGLQEVIVTVWTVLRLPAIVILMMVAVALIYYVMPDVKQKFRFITPGSVLAVVVWIIASLGFAYYVKTFADYNAMYGSIGAIIVLLLYFYISAAVLLLGAEMNAVIEHMSQEGKNPGEKEFEEDTPQDTITVLGHERPVEPQTSETNTR
- a CDS encoding CsbD family protein, which gives rise to MSGTKDKAKGLANEAVGNIKQGVGKVTGNDKMRAEGKAQELKGEAQQVKGDVKDAVKKP
- a CDS encoding NosD domain-containing protein — encoded protein: MRLLPLFAAMLPLLPIPALADAPARETLEVTRYADDGQPGTLRWAIETSNQSPGQYRIAIAAVGKPPYVIRPSRALPDIKGPVQITGLPWARNGQFIAIDGSGYIKDQGVRSCPGALPGQFGTNVRTTTNPGLVLRDTQGVHISGLEVRNFCIGILVNRASGNVIEDNRIVANKGGAGIMLTGDDGAGNPTATTTVNNKVLRNQLIDNGDGLELTRGAAFNLVADNLFRSTPANPEPSQGIEILLGNDNSVVRNRFENYSDGLQINWGNRNYLGANTFSGNSIGVSVTGQGNILDGNLIYGNRIGVALRPEPQTTANRLTGNRIWGNSQDIRRCEAGGSCVPNQRTGAIVFGVPAQAHALYVGSRGVGADLPKQEQAVICDAKGAPEPCQPLPNHNQQAPRLLALNGNALQGEVQGPASSLLRIELFGNADAAATEAEQYLGEVLVNSDANGQAQFTQVLENAAGLKSFTATVTTAEGATSELSRPISR
- a CDS encoding CvfB family protein is translated as MALLGRYNSLQIVKHVEFGLYLDGGADGEILLPGRYIPKDAETEVDDWLNVFIYLDSEDQLIATTEKPKVQVGEFASLKVKDINGAGIFLDWGLSKDLLMPYSEESRQLKIGDYCVVHAYLDKRTRRITATSRLDRYLDLSPADYQVGQPVQLLVAGETPMGFKAIINNRHWGLIHKNEVFKFLRSGMHVDGYIKEVRHDGKIALSLQPVGKALADDLQERIMAQVEAQGGVLAVSDKSAPEVISQMFNVSKGNFKKAIGGLFKQGRIVIHDDRIEKA
- a CDS encoding DUF6279 family lipoprotein, whose amino-acid sequence is MPVRLPIALLVAAACALALAACSRMDLAYRNLDRLVPWSLNDYLDMNREQKTLLDERLQTHLAWHCQTQLPGYLDWLDRVRDMVAKNQVTDLALQQRTAEARQAIGRVAEEITPSATELLRGMTNAQVAEMRSAFADDIRERQKEYVDTPLTEQIASRSERMEKRLSGWFGKLNDAQRQRVYAWSQALGDQNRQWIANRQHWQQQLLLAMNQRNDESFEPRLATLLQHKESLWTPEYRAAFHNTEHQARSLLVDLLQLSTPTQRQYLQERLAKVRTNFSELKCLKG
- the aceK gene encoding bifunctional isocitrate dehydrogenase kinase/phosphatase; this translates as MTQHWPAGEIARMILDGFDDYREHFRRITLGARERFEQARWQDIQRAAALRINLYEQKVGEVNAWLRDGFDEQALLDVEQWPLVKSAYIRLIDPRLDDELAETWYNSLFCSLFSHDQISDGCMFIHTTRPSLRAHQRAAQTRTYTLGAGLKNLLRRIFADYPFDTPYGDLESDIARLEGQLRETLPDWVCKDPTLSLELFVPVLYRNKGAYLVGRLYNADEQWPLVIALLHREGHGIEADSLITDEAQVSIIFSFTRSYFMADVPVPAEFVNFLKRILPGKHIAELYTSIGFYKQGKSEFYRALINHLASSDDRFTMAPGVRGMVMSVFTLPGFNTVFKIIKDRFSPSKTVDRATVIDKYRLVKQVDRVGRMADTQEFADFRFPRSKFEPECLAELLEVAPSTVAIEGDTVLVRHCWTERRMTPLNLYLEQASEAQVLEALEDYGLAIKQLAAANIFPGDMLLKNFGVTRHGRVVFYDYDEISFLTEVNFRHIPPPRYPEDEMSGEPWYSIGPHDVFPEEFPPFLFADMGQRRLFSRLHGELYDADYWKSLQAAIREGKVIDVFPYRRKGR
- a CDS encoding DMT family transporter; amino-acid sequence: MSPIALARLLTLAAVWGASFLFMRIIAPELGTIPTAFFRVSIACLGLIGILSVGRIPWHFNGKLGACLVLGMINSGIPATFYSVAAQVLPAGYSAIFNATTPLMGVLIGALFFHEAMTLPKLAGIFLGLFGVGILSGAGPVALDMALLQGALACLAATTCYGFAGFLARRWISGLDSRLSALGSMLGATLLMSPLFAWSALTQPPASWGGWQVWLSLLGLGLVCTAFAYILYFRLLAEIGPVKASTVTFLIPVFGVVWGAWLLDEPVSMAHAYGGVLIALALWLVLRPARS
- a CDS encoding DUF4265 domain-containing protein; translated protein: MSDIYRKVLFRLEQDANGYPPASVEGLWTQATPDGYRVDSIPFHVYGIAPGDIIRIRSEDEQAWFDALQHSAGASVFRVVVKPPEPLEQVVAAMREFGCNCEMEKAVRMLAVELPASHSADTLLYYLLTQREAGVLDFEEGVLRHAIPEDLR
- a CDS encoding aspartyl/asparaginyl beta-hydroxylase domain-containing protein; protein product: MTFSFLAKAGVLLVFVGSVLYVHLRGKARLPVLRQFVNHSALFAPYNSLMYLFSGVPSKPYLDRQRFPELDVLKDNWQVIREEAMRLFDEGYIRAAEKDNDAGFGSFFKKGWKRFYLKWYDKPLPSAEALCPKTVELVSSIPNVKGAMFALLPGGSHLNPHRDPFAGSLRYHLGLSTPNSDACRIYVDGQEYAWRDGEDVMFDETYVHWVKNETDVTRVILFCDIERPLSSPLMTRINRKVSAFLGRATAPQNTDDERVGGINQAYAWSKRFSNKISTRMKQFKRANPKAYRILRPVLAVVVAYLLYRWLF